In Lates calcarifer isolate ASB-BC8 linkage group LG15, TLL_Latcal_v3, whole genome shotgun sequence, one genomic interval encodes:
- the mc5ra gene encoding melanocortin 5a receptor — MWTRVRAGMNASDESPFHEEVLMDNSTWAYPYYHQNYTLPPQLLPDKTSTSKPAACEQLHIAVEIFLILGIVSLLENILVITAIVKNKNLHSPMYFFVCSLAVADMLVSVSNAWETIIIYLLNNRQLVVEDHFIRQMDNVFDSMICISVVASMCSLLAIAVDRYVTIFYALRYHNIMTVRRAGCIIGGIWTFCTGCGIVFIIYSDTTPVIICLVSMFFAMLLIMASLYSHMFMLARSHVKRIAALPGYNSIHQRTSMKGAITLTILLGIFIVCWAPFFLHLILMISCPRNLYCVCFMSHFNMYLILIMCNSVIDPLIYAFRSQEMRKTFKEIICCCSLRNACTNICALTGKY, encoded by the exons ATGTGGACCAGAGTGAGAGCAGGGATGAATGCGTCTGATGAGTCCCCCTTCCACGAGGAGGTGCTGATGGATAACTCCACCTGGGCTTACCCCTACTATCACCAAAACTACACCCTGCCCCCACAGCTGCTACCAGACAAGACCAGCACCTCCAAACCTGCAGCATGCGAGCAGCTCCACATTGCTGTAGAg atcTTTCTGATCCTGGGTATCGTCTCCCTGCTGGAGAACATCCTGGTCATCACGGCCATAGTAAAGAACAAGAACCTCCATTCACCCATGTACTTCTTTGTTTGCAG CCTAGCAGTAGCAGACATGCTTGTGAGTGTGTCCAACGCCTGGGAGACCATCATCATTTACCTTCTTAACAACAGACAGCTGGTGGTGGAGGACCACTTCATCCGGCAGATGGACAATGTATTTGACTCCATGATCTGCATCTCTGTCGTTGCGTCGATGTGCAGTCTTCTGGCCATTGCTGTGGACAG GTACGTCACTATCTTCTATGCTTTGAGATACCACAACATTATGACAGTGAGGAGAGCTGGCTGCATCATTGGGGGAATCTGGACCTTCTGCACGGGCTGCGGTATCGTCTTCATCATCTACTCAGACACCACCCCTGTCATTATCTGCCTTGTCTCCATGTTTTTTGCCATGCTGCTCATCATGGCCTCCCTCTATAGCCATATGTTTATGCTGGCTCGTTCACACGTCAAGCGCATCGCCGCCCTGCCTGGCTACAACTCCATCCACCAGCGTACCAGCATGAAGGGGGCCATCACGCTGACCATCCTGCTGGGGATCTTCATCGTCTGCTGGGCTCCCTTCTTCCTCCACCTGATCCTAATGATCTCCTGTCCGCGGAACCTCTACTGCGTGTGCTTCATGTCCCACTTCAACATGTATCTCATCCTCATCATGTGCAATTCTGTAATTGACCCGCTCATCTATGCCTTCAGGAGTCAGGAGATGAGGAAGACGTTTAAGGAAATCATCTGCTGTTGCAGCTTGAGAAATGCCTGTACGAACATCTGTGCTCTGACTGGTAAgtactga
- the mc2r gene encoding adrenocorticotropic hormone receptor isoform X1, with amino-acid sequence MFIKEDEATNFHMNLSLERFSPPAALNQPFNLNRTPSCLTMNTASVNQSDCPDVKVPVPLFFTIGLVSLAENFLVVVAIIRNRNLHSPMYCFICSLAAFNTIASLTKTWENVMIVFADVGQLEKKGSSETKADDVIDSLLCMSFIGSIFSFLAIAVDRYITIFHALRYHNIMTMQRTRAILGVIWMTCGVSAVLMVKFFASKFIMICFVVFFLISLATICFLYVYMFMLARIHARRIAALPTSGGRKCRCQRRWGSSMRGALTLTILFGTFVVCWAPFFLHLIIIMVCPINPYCECYRSLFQLHTVLLMCHALIDPAIYAFRSAELRQTFRKMLLC; translated from the exons ATGTTTATCAAAGAAGATGAGGCTACAAACTTCCATATGAACCTTTCCCTCGAGCGGTTCTCACCACCTGCAGCACTTAACCAGCCTTTTAATCTTAACAGAACGCCATCTTGTCTAACTATGAATACTGCCTCAGTGAACCAGTCGGACTGCCCTGACGTGAAAGTTCCTGTCCCTCTCTTCTTCACCATCGGATTAGTGAGCCTAGCTGAAAATTTCCTGGTTGTAGTGGCCATCATACGGAATCGGAACCTTCACTCACCCATGTACTGCTTCATCTGCAGCCTGGCAGCCTTCAACACTATCGCCAGCCTCACCAAAACCTGGGAGAACGTGATGATTGTGTTTGCTGATGTGGGACAGCTGGAGAAGAAAGGTTCTTCTGAGACCAAAGCCGACGATGTGATTGACTCCCTGCTGTGTATGTCATTCATTGGCTCCATTTTCAGTTTCCTGGCTATTGCTGTGGACCG gtaCATCACCATCTTCCATGCACTGAGATATCACAACATCATGACAATGCAGCGCACCAGGGCCATCTTGGGTGTCATCTGGATGACATGTGGGGTGTCGGCTGTACTCATGGTGAAGTTCTTTGCTTCTAAGTTCATCATGATCTGCTTTGTCGtcttcttcctcatctcccTGGCGACTATCTGCTTCCTCTATGTCTACATGTTCATGCTGGCACGCATACATGCCAGGAGGATCGCAGCTCTGCCTACCAGTGGTGGGAGGAAATGTCGGTGCCAGCGGAGGTGGGGTAGCAGCATGAGAGGAGCGCTGACTCTCACCATCCTGTTTGGGACATTCGTGGTGTGTTGGGCACCGTTTTTCCTtcacctcatcatcatcatggtgtGCCCCATAAACCCATACTGCGAGTGTTACCGGTCACTGTTCCAGCTGCACACGGTGCTACTGATGTGTCATGCTCTTATTGACCCAGCCATCTACGCCTTCCGCAGTGCAGAGCTCAGACAAACCTTCAGGAAGATGCTGCTTTGTTAA
- the mc2r gene encoding adrenocorticotropic hormone receptor isoform X2, protein MNTASVNQSDCPDVKVPVPLFFTIGLVSLAENFLVVVAIIRNRNLHSPMYCFICSLAAFNTIASLTKTWENVMIVFADVGQLEKKGSSETKADDVIDSLLCMSFIGSIFSFLAIAVDRYITIFHALRYHNIMTMQRTRAILGVIWMTCGVSAVLMVKFFASKFIMICFVVFFLISLATICFLYVYMFMLARIHARRIAALPTSGGRKCRCQRRWGSSMRGALTLTILFGTFVVCWAPFFLHLIIIMVCPINPYCECYRSLFQLHTVLLMCHALIDPAIYAFRSAELRQTFRKMLLC, encoded by the exons ATGAATACTGCCTCAGTGAACCAGTCGGACTGCCCTGACGTGAAAGTTCCTGTCCCTCTCTTCTTCACCATCGGATTAGTGAGCCTAGCTGAAAATTTCCTGGTTGTAGTGGCCATCATACGGAATCGGAACCTTCACTCACCCATGTACTGCTTCATCTGCAGCCTGGCAGCCTTCAACACTATCGCCAGCCTCACCAAAACCTGGGAGAACGTGATGATTGTGTTTGCTGATGTGGGACAGCTGGAGAAGAAAGGTTCTTCTGAGACCAAAGCCGACGATGTGATTGACTCCCTGCTGTGTATGTCATTCATTGGCTCCATTTTCAGTTTCCTGGCTATTGCTGTGGACCG gtaCATCACCATCTTCCATGCACTGAGATATCACAACATCATGACAATGCAGCGCACCAGGGCCATCTTGGGTGTCATCTGGATGACATGTGGGGTGTCGGCTGTACTCATGGTGAAGTTCTTTGCTTCTAAGTTCATCATGATCTGCTTTGTCGtcttcttcctcatctcccTGGCGACTATCTGCTTCCTCTATGTCTACATGTTCATGCTGGCACGCATACATGCCAGGAGGATCGCAGCTCTGCCTACCAGTGGTGGGAGGAAATGTCGGTGCCAGCGGAGGTGGGGTAGCAGCATGAGAGGAGCGCTGACTCTCACCATCCTGTTTGGGACATTCGTGGTGTGTTGGGCACCGTTTTTCCTtcacctcatcatcatcatggtgtGCCCCATAAACCCATACTGCGAGTGTTACCGGTCACTGTTCCAGCTGCACACGGTGCTACTGATGTGTCATGCTCTTATTGACCCAGCCATCTACGCCTTCCGCAGTGCAGAGCTCAGACAAACCTTCAGGAAGATGCTGCTTTGTTAA
- the LOC108876281 gene encoding protein Jumonji isoform X2: MSTGRPKRNIIKKKYDISDGMPWCEERLVRKVLFLSLREFRDTHRTTHKHSHIHTRAHKRTSKNALLHAPRKAQTLPNTHSQKNTRTRQSVHASQQRVTHRPLSTHTPKKTHSSQNMHISKHIHRHEHGNKGQKTNLSQDSHTPKTKSTYTLQNMQTQSKICTGKVTHNAQHTDMQGNTHTFQRNSASTRTLRSHKTQNSPSLMNSKYAESEKQQHKHSVKDTQTLLSPPVQARTLRSHTPTSLSGSLVNGISRCQSLLSASPSWSWPLQTRPQQRRPASIHRDKDDPASKRPRLQAQRKFAQSPPNSPGPSVLVTSARNNHSHNLAVVTCLTRRRPKTEDFLSFLCLRGSAALPSNMAFLGSGREKEPADTQQLTSCLSTNHRTAADRRNMSIFSRTAGQRDSRSLRGRSGGSAAVSSFCPITARAQSRREREGREQEQQRRRKQRMEEDGREGAERHLLRPRQLSLQVAMVTGLTQQRTSCIRSVPPVKPSAGVGSRRSPRPCTRPSNTCKPRGHSQSRPQETNNKHLSRHSNHQLPRKQPLPLHQRTVSNYYSNPKTFSSLQNSGRNSSRTSAQIPLTNGSVIRQLNESPGVLRLSRRRRGLPPDTSPAPPNQVPLDSNSSKRCRALQYNSGDVSLENHCHIGEMPQEKGNGDKDVREEYVSHLGKTTGSHNEELRQEGCGHVGEMRLEGGSCISEDLQVKVNVGELNLAGVTALESSQERVNLTNVITNYDLSPVSEVICRHAREKRLQRNQPSSAIPKPITRTTDSRTAARAATARTTVTKAAINSVTSAYVQSDPSGSYSAKHTAKGTNKGTSKDITKCTSPASSYSIHSSKGTAKDSSNGTTEDLSKDSAPVSSYSSTSKGSTKGLTQTKSTTSAIKTRTSPRILLKR, encoded by the exons ATGAGTACAGGCCGACCCAAACGGAATATCATCAAGAAAAAATAT GACATCAGTGATGGGATGCCGTGGTGTGAAGAACGTCTGGTTCGCAaagttcttttcctctccctcagggaattcagagacacacaccgcaccacacacaaacattcacacatacacacgcgcgcgcacaaACGCACATCAAAAAACGCACTCTTACACGCTCCGCGAAAGGCACAGACGCTGCCTAACACGCACAGCCAGAAAAACACACGTACGAGACAGAGTGTCCACGCGTCACAGCAAAgagtcacacacagaccacTAAGCACACACACGCcgaaaaaaacacacagttcacaaAATATGCACATTTCAAAACACATACACCGTCATGAACATGGTAACAAAGGGCAAAAAACGAACTTGTCTCaggactcacacacaccaaaaactAAATCTACCTACACACTCCAGAACATGCAGACACAGTCCAAAATATGTACAGGGAAAGTTACACACAACGCGCAGCATACAGACAtgcaaggaaacacacacacgttccaGAGGAATTCTGCATCAACCAGGACACTACgctcacacaaaacacaaaatagtcCGTCGCTGATGAACTCCAAATACGCAGAaagtgaaaaacagcagcacaagcaCTCAgtgaaagacacacagacactgctgAGCCCTCCAGTCCAGGCCAGGACTCTGAGATCACACACTCCCACAAGCCTCAGTG GCTCCCTGGTAAATGGCATCAGCCGGTGTCAGTCCCTCCTGTCAGCTAGTCCGAGCTGGAGCTGGCCCTTACAGACACGCCCTCAACAGCGCCGCCCTGCCAGCATTCATCGTGACAAGGACGACCCTGCCAGCAAGAG ACCAAGACTGCAGGCACAGAGGAAGTTTGCCCAGTCGCCTCCCAACTCTCCAGGACCGTCAGTGTTGGTGACATCAGCCCGGAATAACCACAGCCACAACCTAGCTGTGGTCACCTGTCTGACCAGACGTCGACCCAAGACTGAGGacttcctgtcttttctctgtttgaggG GTTCAGCAGCGTTGCCTAGCAACATGGCCTTCTTAGGAAGTGGACGAGAGAAGGAGCCAGCTGACACTCAGCAACTTACTTCCTGTCTTTCCACCAATCACAGGACTGCAGCTGACAGGAGGAACATGAGCATATTCAGTAGAACAGCAG GGCAACGGGACTCTAGGTCTCTGAGAGGGAGGTCTGGTGGATCTGCAGCTGTAAGCTCCTTCTGCCCTATAACTGCCCGAGcacagagcaggagggagagggaggggagagagcaggagcagcagaggaggaggaaacagaggatggaggaggacgGGAGAGAGGGAGCTGAGAGACACCTCCTGAGACCTCGCCAGCTCTCCCTACAG gttgccatggtgactgGACTCACTCAACAAAGAACCTCCTGTATCAGGTCAGTCCCTCCCGTAAAGCCTAGTGCAGGGGTTGGCAGCAGACGATCCCCCAGGCCCTGCACAAGGCCTAGCAATACCTGTAAACCAAGAGGCCATTCTCAAAGCAGACCCCAGgaaaccaacaacaaacaccTCTCCCGGCATAGCAACCACCAGCTGCCTCGCAAACAGCCCCTTCCCCTCCATCAACGAACAGTCTCTAATTACTATAGCAACCCCAAGACCTTCAGTAGTCTCCAGAACTCAGGAAGAAATTCAAGCAGGACTTCAGCTCAGATACCATTGACTAATGGCTCAGTCATCAGACAGCTAAATGAGAGCCCTGGGGTCCTGAGGTTGTCCAGAAGGAGGAGAGGCCTCCCACCAGACACCAGCCCTGCCCCTCCCAATCAGGTTCCTTTGGACAGCAACTCATCAAAGAGGTGCAGAGCACTGCAATACAACAGTGGTGATGTCTCACTGGAGAATCACTGCCATATTGGTGAAATGCCACAGGAGAAGGGCAACGGTGATAAAGATGTTAGAGAGGAGTATGTGAGCCATTTGGGTAAAACCACTGGTAGCCACAATGAAGAACTTAGACAAGAGGGATGTGGCCATGTTGGAGAGATGAGACTTGAGGGGGGCAGTTGTATTAGTGAAGACCTACAGGTCAAGGTAAATGTTGGAGAGTTGAATTTGGCAGGTGTCACTGCTCTGGAGTCCTCTCAGGAAAGGGTCAACTTAACCAACGTCATCACGAACTATGACCTCAGCCCTGTCAGTGAGGTCATATGCAGACATGCGAGAGAAAAAAGACTCCAGAGAAATCAGCCTTCATCTGCAATCCCTAAGCCAATTACCAGGACTACTGATTCTAGGACTGCTGCCAGAGCTGCTACTGCTAGGACTACTGTAACTAAAGCTGCTATCAACTCAGTGACATCTGCATACGTACAGAGTGACCCATCAGGCAGTTATTCTGCCAAGCACACTGCTAAGGGAACTAACAAAGGTACTAGCAAGGACATTACCAAGTGTACTTCACCAGCCAGCAGTTACTCTATCCATAGTTCCAAAGGTACTGCAAAAGACTCTTCCAATGGTACCACAGAGGACTTGTCTAAGGACAGTGCACCTGTCAGTAGCTATTCTAGCACTTCCAAGGGCTCTACAAAGGGCCTTACCCAGACCAAGTCTACTACCTCAGCAATTaagaccaggaccagccccAGAATCCTATTGAAGCGCTAA
- the LOC108876281 gene encoding protein Jumonji isoform X1: MSTGRPKRNIIKKKYDISDGMPWCEERLVRKVLFLSLREFRDTHRTTHKHSHIHTRAHKRTSKNALLHAPRKAQTLPNTHSQKNTRTRQSVHASQQRVTHRPLSTHTPKKTHSSQNMHISKHIHRHEHGNKGQKTNLSQDSHTPKTKSTYTLQNMQTQSKICTGKVTHNAQHTDMQGNTHTFQRNSASTRTLRSHKTQNSPSLMNSKYAESEKQQHKHSVKDTQTLLSPPVQARTLRSHTPTSLSGSLVNGISRCQSLLSASPSWSWPLQTRPQQRRPASIHRDKDDPASKRPRLQAQRKFAQSPPNSPGPSVLVTSARNNHSHNLAVVTCLTRRRPKTEDFLSFLCLRGSAALPSNMAFLGSGREKEPADTQQLTSCLSTNHRTAADRRNMSIFSRTAGQRDSRSLRGRSGGSAAVSSFCPITARAQSRREREGREQEQQRRRKQRMEEDGREGAERHLLRPRQLSLQVRRTNKVAMVTGLTQQRTSCIRSVPPVKPSAGVGSRRSPRPCTRPSNTCKPRGHSQSRPQETNNKHLSRHSNHQLPRKQPLPLHQRTVSNYYSNPKTFSSLQNSGRNSSRTSAQIPLTNGSVIRQLNESPGVLRLSRRRRGLPPDTSPAPPNQVPLDSNSSKRCRALQYNSGDVSLENHCHIGEMPQEKGNGDKDVREEYVSHLGKTTGSHNEELRQEGCGHVGEMRLEGGSCISEDLQVKVNVGELNLAGVTALESSQERVNLTNVITNYDLSPVSEVICRHAREKRLQRNQPSSAIPKPITRTTDSRTAARAATARTTVTKAAINSVTSAYVQSDPSGSYSAKHTAKGTNKGTSKDITKCTSPASSYSIHSSKGTAKDSSNGTTEDLSKDSAPVSSYSSTSKGSTKGLTQTKSTTSAIKTRTSPRILLKR; this comes from the exons ATGAGTACAGGCCGACCCAAACGGAATATCATCAAGAAAAAATAT GACATCAGTGATGGGATGCCGTGGTGTGAAGAACGTCTGGTTCGCAaagttcttttcctctccctcagggaattcagagacacacaccgcaccacacacaaacattcacacatacacacgcgcgcgcacaaACGCACATCAAAAAACGCACTCTTACACGCTCCGCGAAAGGCACAGACGCTGCCTAACACGCACAGCCAGAAAAACACACGTACGAGACAGAGTGTCCACGCGTCACAGCAAAgagtcacacacagaccacTAAGCACACACACGCcgaaaaaaacacacagttcacaaAATATGCACATTTCAAAACACATACACCGTCATGAACATGGTAACAAAGGGCAAAAAACGAACTTGTCTCaggactcacacacaccaaaaactAAATCTACCTACACACTCCAGAACATGCAGACACAGTCCAAAATATGTACAGGGAAAGTTACACACAACGCGCAGCATACAGACAtgcaaggaaacacacacacgttccaGAGGAATTCTGCATCAACCAGGACACTACgctcacacaaaacacaaaatagtcCGTCGCTGATGAACTCCAAATACGCAGAaagtgaaaaacagcagcacaagcaCTCAgtgaaagacacacagacactgctgAGCCCTCCAGTCCAGGCCAGGACTCTGAGATCACACACTCCCACAAGCCTCAGTG GCTCCCTGGTAAATGGCATCAGCCGGTGTCAGTCCCTCCTGTCAGCTAGTCCGAGCTGGAGCTGGCCCTTACAGACACGCCCTCAACAGCGCCGCCCTGCCAGCATTCATCGTGACAAGGACGACCCTGCCAGCAAGAG ACCAAGACTGCAGGCACAGAGGAAGTTTGCCCAGTCGCCTCCCAACTCTCCAGGACCGTCAGTGTTGGTGACATCAGCCCGGAATAACCACAGCCACAACCTAGCTGTGGTCACCTGTCTGACCAGACGTCGACCCAAGACTGAGGacttcctgtcttttctctgtttgaggG GTTCAGCAGCGTTGCCTAGCAACATGGCCTTCTTAGGAAGTGGACGAGAGAAGGAGCCAGCTGACACTCAGCAACTTACTTCCTGTCTTTCCACCAATCACAGGACTGCAGCTGACAGGAGGAACATGAGCATATTCAGTAGAACAGCAG GGCAACGGGACTCTAGGTCTCTGAGAGGGAGGTCTGGTGGATCTGCAGCTGTAAGCTCCTTCTGCCCTATAACTGCCCGAGcacagagcaggagggagagggaggggagagagcaggagcagcagaggaggaggaaacagaggatggaggaggacgGGAGAGAGGGAGCTGAGAGACACCTCCTGAGACCTCGCCAGCTCTCCCTACAGGTCAGGAGGACTAACAAG gttgccatggtgactgGACTCACTCAACAAAGAACCTCCTGTATCAGGTCAGTCCCTCCCGTAAAGCCTAGTGCAGGGGTTGGCAGCAGACGATCCCCCAGGCCCTGCACAAGGCCTAGCAATACCTGTAAACCAAGAGGCCATTCTCAAAGCAGACCCCAGgaaaccaacaacaaacaccTCTCCCGGCATAGCAACCACCAGCTGCCTCGCAAACAGCCCCTTCCCCTCCATCAACGAACAGTCTCTAATTACTATAGCAACCCCAAGACCTTCAGTAGTCTCCAGAACTCAGGAAGAAATTCAAGCAGGACTTCAGCTCAGATACCATTGACTAATGGCTCAGTCATCAGACAGCTAAATGAGAGCCCTGGGGTCCTGAGGTTGTCCAGAAGGAGGAGAGGCCTCCCACCAGACACCAGCCCTGCCCCTCCCAATCAGGTTCCTTTGGACAGCAACTCATCAAAGAGGTGCAGAGCACTGCAATACAACAGTGGTGATGTCTCACTGGAGAATCACTGCCATATTGGTGAAATGCCACAGGAGAAGGGCAACGGTGATAAAGATGTTAGAGAGGAGTATGTGAGCCATTTGGGTAAAACCACTGGTAGCCACAATGAAGAACTTAGACAAGAGGGATGTGGCCATGTTGGAGAGATGAGACTTGAGGGGGGCAGTTGTATTAGTGAAGACCTACAGGTCAAGGTAAATGTTGGAGAGTTGAATTTGGCAGGTGTCACTGCTCTGGAGTCCTCTCAGGAAAGGGTCAACTTAACCAACGTCATCACGAACTATGACCTCAGCCCTGTCAGTGAGGTCATATGCAGACATGCGAGAGAAAAAAGACTCCAGAGAAATCAGCCTTCATCTGCAATCCCTAAGCCAATTACCAGGACTACTGATTCTAGGACTGCTGCCAGAGCTGCTACTGCTAGGACTACTGTAACTAAAGCTGCTATCAACTCAGTGACATCTGCATACGTACAGAGTGACCCATCAGGCAGTTATTCTGCCAAGCACACTGCTAAGGGAACTAACAAAGGTACTAGCAAGGACATTACCAAGTGTACTTCACCAGCCAGCAGTTACTCTATCCATAGTTCCAAAGGTACTGCAAAAGACTCTTCCAATGGTACCACAGAGGACTTGTCTAAGGACAGTGCACCTGTCAGTAGCTATTCTAGCACTTCCAAGGGCTCTACAAAGGGCCTTACCCAGACCAAGTCTACTACCTCAGCAATTaagaccaggaccagccccAGAATCCTATTGAAGCGCTAA